The Ferrimonas balearica DSM 9799 genome includes the window CGTCTCCAACGATGCCTGGTTTGGTGATTCCATCGGCCCGCACCAGCATATGGCCATCGCTCAGATGCGGGCACTGGAGCTGGGGCGGCCACTGCTGCGGGTCACCAACAACGGCATCACCGCCATTGTCGACGTCCACGGCCATATCCAGGCCCAGCTGCCCCAGTTTGAAACCGGTGTACTGCGTGAAATCGTGCCCCTGCAGCGGGCCGACACCCCCTTCCGCGAGTACGGCCAACGGCCCCTCTACTTTATTGCCGCCACCCTGCTGTTCCTGGCCTGGCGCTGGCGTCGGGACCCGAACTGATACAGCTTGCTCAGAAAAGGCCGCCCATAGGGGCGGCTTTTTTTATCCCCAAAAATCAAGCAAACCCTGAATGTAAATTCGCTTCCGATTACTACTCATTTTGTGCTACTGATCCTTTTCCCTTATAAATCATATATTTATGTGATTATTGCATAGGGTTATACCTTATAACTTTTCAAGGAGGAGAGGATGACGAGCCCAACTCGCCGTCAGCAATACTCCCGGTTGGCTCTAGCCTGCTTGACCGCAATGACGGTCAGCAGCGGAATTCAGGCCGCACCGGTAACCAGTAAGGTGATCGAAAGCCACCGCACTCTGCGTGCGATCAGCATCGACCCTTCACACTTTTCTGACGTCAATCCCAATGCGCTCTACCCTGATCAGCAGGGACGCAATGTCATGGTGGCTCCGGTCAATCCGGAAACCGTGTTTACCCCGGAAGAGGCGCTGCAGGGGGAACACGATTACATCGTCATCCTGCGTAACGGCTCCGCACTGGCGCAAAACGACCAGAGCGGCCTGATGCGGCAAAACCAGGCTCCGTCACTGCTCCACCATCAACGCAATCAAGTGTTGAGCCAACAGGACGCGGTACTGAGCCAGGCCCGCAATGCGGGCGTCACGCTGCAGGTAAAACGGCAGATGTCGCTGTCCGTCAATGCCATGGTGGCGCAGATGGACCAGCACAATGCCAAGGCTCTGGCCCAGCTGCCAGGCATCCGCAAAATCTATCGTGCCCGAACCCTGGAACTGCTGACCGACCGCGGTCCCGACTTCATCGGCACCACCCCGGTCTGGCAGGGTGACAGCACCGGCTACAGCCATACCGGTCACGGTGTGGTCATGGGCATCATCGATACCGGCATCAACCCTCACCACCCCGCGTTTGACGGTACCGGTATCAAGAATCCACTGGGCGATGGCGTCTACCTCGGTGACTGCGAAACCGACCCAAGCCTGTGTAACAGCAAGGTCATCGGTATCCACAGCTACCCCGAAGTGACCGACGTTTATGCCGACCACGTATTCCAGCCCGAGGTACCCGAGTGGCAAACCCCACAGCCGCTGCGACCCGCCAATGGCTTCGACTACAACGGTCACGGCACCCACGTCGCCAGTACCGCTGCCGGTCGTATCCTGACCGACGTGCCCTACACCCTGCCCGGCATCAGCAACCCCAGCCACGGTGTCGCCACCGATCTGGTGCTGCCCCAGGTCAGCGGTGTCGCGCCGGACGCCAACATCATCGCCTATCAGGTTTGTTGGCCCGGTGGCGCCGGTGACCCTCATGCCGGTTGCCCTGAAACGGCTCTGCTGGCCGCCATCGAGCAGGCCATTGAAGATGGCGTGGACGTCATCAACTTCTCCATCGGTGGCAGTGAAAGCCTGCCCTGGGAGGACGCCATCGAGCTGGCTTTCCTGTCGGCCCGTCAGGCGGGCATCAGCGTTGCAGCCGCCGCTGGCAACTCCGGCCCCAACTTCTATTCCACCGACCACACCTCTCCGTGGCTCACCTCAGTGGCCGCCACCACCCATGACCGCGAGATAGTGGTGCCGGAGAAAACCCTCAGCGGCTTTGAAGGCGGTGATAACCTGCCCTGGCAAAGCGAGATGACCGGCCTCAGCCTGTCTGGCGCCATCACCGCGCCGATCGTGCATGCCCGGGATTACGCCAACCCCAACTCGGCATTGGCACCGGAGCTGTGTGCTGACCCGTTCCCCGCCGACACTTTCACCGTGGATCGAGACGGCCAGGCACTGGCCGAAGCGCCCATCGTGCTGTGTGAGCGTGGTGAAGTCGCCCGGGTCGCCAAGGCGGCCAACGTGCAATCCGGCGGTGCGGGAGGCTTCGTACTGGCCAACGTTGACTGGAATGAGAGTGTGGTCGCCGACCCCTACCCCATTCCGGGCATCCACATCGACTACAACTCCGGCAACAGCCTGAGCAGCTGGTTAGCCAGCGGTACCGGACACCGTGCCAGCATCTCTGCGTCCGAGCCGCAACGAGTGATTGATGCCGAGAAAGCGGACATCATCGCGAACTTCAGCTCCCGTGGCCCCAGCTGGACCGTGCGAAACCACCTGGTGCCCAGTGTGGCTGCACCGGGGGTGGCCATCTATGCCGCCTGGACCCCGGACCAACCCTTTACCGCCTACCCGACTCCGGCGGATTACGCGATGATCCAGGGCACCTCCATGGCCAGCCCTCACGTCGCGGGGGCCATGGCGCTGCTGACCGAAGCCCATCCGCAATGGACTCCGGCCGAGATCCAATCCGCTCTGATGCTGACGGCCCACCAGAACATCCAGCGTGACGCCGGTCTTTTCCTGCTGCCGGTGGACGCCCCCTATTACGCCGGCTCCGGTCGAATTGATGTGGATGCTGCCATCCGCGCTGGCCTGGTGATGGATGTGGACAATGAGGCCTACCTGAAGGCAGACCCGACTCAAGGTGGCTTCGTCAACCGACTGAACACCCCCAACATGGTTGAGCTGGATTGTCGTGGTCAGTGCAGCTGGTTGCGTACCGTCACGGCAACCGAAGCGGGCACCTGGCAGGCTGAAGGAATGCCCTGGGAGGGCAATGAGGGGCTCAGCATTCAGGTGTCACCAGCCCAGTTCACCCTCGCCGCCGGTGAGTCCCAACTGCTGGAGATCGTTGCGACCATCAACGAAGACAACACCTCACAGCCGTGGGAAGGGGTCAGCATCGACAACGAGTACCTGCAGTACTTCGGTGCAATCAACCTGACCGCCAGCAACGCGGACACGCCCACCAGCACCATGCAGGTTGTGGCCGGTTTCCGACGTGGCGACATGCCCGCCGAGATCAACCTCAACGCGGGCCGTGACCAGGGCAATACCACGGTCACCGGCCTGAACTTCCCGGCCTTCAGTGATCTGTCCAGCCGCTTCTATGGCCCGGTTGCCCCGCAACAATCCGTGCATCTGCTGATGGGCGATAGTGACTGGCTCAATCCGTTTGATGACATCACCGACGGCGCCACCTATCGCAGTGTGGTGATCCCGGAAGGCACCAAGCGATTCGTCGCTGAGATCGTGTCCGCCGAACCCTACGACTACGAGCCGCTGATCTTCCGCCAGCCCACTCTGGTGGTAGGACGCAGTGCCGACGGCAGTGGCATCCCGCCGATGGGTGTGGAAGCCGCTCAGCCGGAAATGCTGTGTGTGAGTTACCACGCCACGGCCCGCAACTACTGCGCCTTCAACAATCCGCAGCCGGGCACCTACTGGGTCGTGGTTCACAACATCAACGCCCCCTGGGACCATGAAGGCCACCTTGAGGTCAAACTCAATACCGCGGTCATTGGAGAGCAGAGCAGCGATGTGATGGACCTGACCGGCCCCGCCAGTCACGACGGTGTTGGTAACATCGACCTGACCCTGCACTGGGACTGGCCGGACAGCCAGGCCGGTGACGTGCTCTATGGCGGTGTCGAAGCTGGCCCCTCCATCGATGCACCAGCAGGCTTTGGTTTCAGTGGTGTCCGTCTGTCCCGCGCTCAGAACGACATCCATATGCTGAGCAGCCAGGACGGGGCAAAGGTGGGTGATATCGTCGAGTTCACCCTCAATATCCGTGAGAACCTGGAGCGCCAGGACCGTGAACTGGCCATCGAGCTGGCGTTGTCCGAAGGGTTAACCCTGATCCCCGACAGTGTCCGTATGAGCGACGGTCTGGAAACGCTTCTGACCCAGCGCGAAGACGGTTTCAACGTCGCCGGCGTGCAAGCTTCATCCCGAGATGTGGAGCGTGGCTACCACATCACCAACAACCTCACCCATCCGCAGTGTGTGACTCCGGATCTGGCCGAGGACTGGCATGGCGGCTACATCGACCTGCACGAGTTTGGCCTGCAACCGGAAGCGAGCTGGATGCAGGGCAACGCGGCTGACGTGTTTACCCTGCCCATCGACTACCTGTTCTTTAAACCGGCCGACATCATGCTGTACGGCCAGCCCAGTTGGGGCATGGTGGAGATGACCCCGGCTGGCCTGCTCAATTTCGAACAGAGCTGGTCTCACACCTGGCACTACGGCATGGCCATCGGCACCTTCAGCAAAGCGATCGCGCCGTTCTTCAACGACAGCTTTGAAACCACCCATCAGGCACACTGGGAAGACCCGCAGGGCCTGACCATGGTGGCACTGTGGGAGGAGGACAATCCGGACCTGGGTGATCTGGCGATTCTCGAGTACGACAACGTGCGCGACCCCTTCAGTGGTGCCCAGGTCGATTTCGAGATCATCCTGCGCAGCGGCATCGATTTTGATGCGGGTAAGCCAGAGATGATCATGGCCTACGACAACCTGAGCGGTGACTACGCCCGAGGCATCATCGGTGCCGTTGGTTACGCCGGTAAGTGGGACATCTGGGGTGATGGAGGCGGTACCGAAGGCACCTTCTACGACATCCTCGGCCTCGACAACCTGGACGAAGTGGTGAGCGATGACCTGGTGATCTGTTTCGACTACGACGGTCCGGAACGCACCCGCCAATCGCTCTCATTCCAGGCCCGCGTTCATGAGGACGCCGCCGCGACCGAGCAATCGGTCACTCTGGTGCACAGCATCAGTGGCAGCGCCGATGAAACCGTGACCCACACCATTGCCGTCAGCGGCAACCTTCAGCTTGCTGCCATCGCCAATCAAAGCGTGGATGAGAACGCCATGCTGGAAGGGGTTCGGGTCACTTACACCGACGCCAACGCCTACCCCAACCGGATCCTGGTCAGTGGTGAGCACTTCAGCGCCGAGATCCATGGCGACACCAGTGGCAGCACCTTCGACATCACGCCGGATGCTGACTGGCACGGTGAAACTGAAGTAACGGTAACGGTACAGGACAAGGTGCATGGCAGCGACATCGCCACCACCACCTTTATGCTGACCGTGGTTTCCGACGGTGTTGAGCCACAACCGGAGCCGGTACCGGAACCGGAGCCTGAGCCGGAACCGGAACCGGAGCCTGAACCTGAGCCGGAACCGGAACCGGAGCCGGAGCCTGAACCTGAGCCGGAGCCGGAGCCTGAACCGGAGCCGGTAAGCAGTGGTAGCCTGGGCTCAGGCCTGCTGCTGATGCTGGCGCTGGCGATGCTGCGTCGTCGCAGCCGCTAATACGCCAAAGCGCACACAAAAACGCCGCCCGATGGGCGGCGTTTTATTGGCAACTCAAGGTCCGGTTATCAACCAAGAATTTGGCGCACTGACATGGCCACTTCCGAGTCGCTGGCGCCCTCGGGTACGGCGAAGCATCGCAGGCTGTCGCCAGCAAAGCGGCGGTCCACCTCCAGCATCACGTGAGTCACGCCGGGCTGAGCCACAAAGGACACCTCCACCTCTTTGACGCGCATGGCACCCATGCCGGTGGGGCGGAACTCCAGCTCCTGATAGCAGCCCAGCGAGGAGGCGAAATTCGGCCCCCGCAACTGGCCCTGTTCCACGTCGGTGCTGTACAGCTCAAACCCGCACGCTTCTACCGCCGCCAGCACCTGGCTCATCGCCGCCGTCGGCGCAATGCGCAGCGGGTCATGGTCGCGGCCATCCAGGCCCTGAGCGATGTCGAGGCCGGTCTCCAGCCACACTTCGCTGAAGCCACGGGTGCAACGCAGTGCGGTGATCGGGGTTTCCAGTGGCAGGGTCAGCTCAAAGCGTTCGCTCCGGCGCTCATTGGCCGCCACCGTAAAGCGATCGTCCAGATGCCAGTGGTGCAGACGCACCGGCTGGCGACTTTCGCCCCCCTCGTGTTCCACCTCCGCCATGGTCATCAGGCTGAGCTCCAGACCGTTGATGGTCTGGGGCACATCGCCGCCCTCAATGACAATCTCGATCAGCATGGTCTCGCCGGGCACCAGGGTTTCGCTGAGGATCAACGTATCCACCTTGGCCGCGCCAATACCAACAGACGCCAACAGTTTCTTAAACATTCTGCGTTTTCCTTTCCTGACAGAACGGCCTGGACATCAGAGTGCGTCCAGCGCCTCAGTTAACTTGCCGACCGCAATCACCTCCATCCCCTCAATAGGCTGACGGGGGGCATTGCCCTTGGGCACAATGGCACGCCGGAAGCCATGTTTAGCCGCTTCGGACAGTCGCTCCTGGCCGTTGGTCACCGGGCGGATCTCGCCGGACAGGCCGACCTCGCCAAACACCACCAGATCCCGGCTCAGGGTGTGGTCGCGGAAGCTGGACACCATCGCCAGCAGCAGCGCCAGATCGGCCCCGGTTTCCGCCACTTTAACGCCACCGACCACATTGGCAAACACATCCTGATCGGACATCATCATGCCGCCGTGACGGTGCAGCACCGCCAGCAGCATCGCCAGACGGTTTTGCTCCAGGCCCACCGCCACCCGGCGTGGATTGGCCAGCTGACTGTGGTCCACCAGCGCCTGCAGTTCCACCAACAGCGGGCGGGTGCCCTCCCACACCACCATCACCACTGAACCCGGGGCTTGCTCCTCTCCTCGGGACAGGAAGATGGCAGAGGGGTTGGCCACCTCTTTGAGGCCCGCGCCGGTCATGGCGAACACCCCCAGCTCATTGACCGCACCAAAACGGTTTTTATGGCTGCGCAGGGTGCGGAAGCGGCTGTCACCATTGCCATCAAGCAACACCGAGCAGTCAATGCAGTGCTCCAGCACCTTGGGCCCCGCCAGCGTGCCGTCTTTGGTGACGTGGCCCACCATAAAGATCGCCACATTGTTCTGTTTGGCAAAGCGCGTCAGGAACGCGGCGCTCTCCCGCACCTGGGCCACGGAACCCGGCGTCGATTGCACATCGGCCATGTGCATCACCTGAATGGAGTCGATCACCATGATGGCGGGCTTTTCCCGCTCGGCAATCAGGCAGATCTGCTCCACCGAGGTTTCCGACAGCATCTTCAGTTTGTCTGTCGGCAGGGACAGGCGGTTGGCCCGCATCGCCACCTGCTGCAGTGACTCCTCACCGGTGACATAGAGTGCGCCCATCTGCTGGGACAGCTGACACATCACCTGCAACAGCAATGTGGACTTACCGGCACCGGGGTTACCGCCAATCAGGATCGCCGCACCAGGAACGATGCCGCCCCCCAGCACCCGGTCGAGTTCCGAGTAACCGCTGCTGAAACGCGGCACCTCAGAGAGGTCGATTTCGGCCAGGGTCTGTACCTGGCTGGAACCGGCTCCGGCGTAGCCACTGTAGCGCTCGGTACGGGCCGATTTAGCGGTCCCCAAACGCACCTCAGTCAGGGTGTTCCAGGCGCCACAGGCGTTGCACTGGCCCTGCCAGCGGGGGTGGTCAGAACCACAGTCATTACAGACGTAGGCGGATTTTGCTTTTGCCATTGGAAATTCAATATTCTGGAGCGGAGCGGCCATTATCACCGATGCTCGTTCAGGGTTACAATGCAGCACGGACTATGGGACAAGACCGAACTTTGATGGACAAGCACCAGGCACTGATTGAGCAACTAAAACCGCTGCTGCAAGAAGCGGACTTTGACCAGATTTTTCAGCAACTCAGCCAGGACCTGCCCAGCTCGGAGCGGTTTCTGGTCAAGATGGAGATGCAGCGCCTCAATCAGTCCAGCCGTCAGGTGATCGACCTGCGTGAACGGCAGGGCGGCTGCGAGGCCATTGAGGTTGACGGCCTCACGCACTTTCTCAATGAGGCCAGCCAACAGCGCCTGACGGAGCTGACCAAGCTGTACGGCAATCGCCTGACGGTGGGCGTGGTGGAGACCCTGCTGCAGGAGTACAAGCCAACCGCGTCCCAGCCCAGCACACCGACCGCCCCGCCCCCGCAACAGAGCGCACCCGGGCAGACGCCCCCACAGCTGCTGGGCCACTACATCACCCGCACCGAAACCCGGCGAACCTTCAGCACCGCAGTACGGATTCAGCAGGGCCAGAACCGTGGCTGCGATGGCCTGACCCTGGACATCTCGGTCGGGGGGTGCCAGGTGCGCCTTCCCGGTGATTTCCGGCTCGATACCAATGCCCCATTACAAGTGGCTTACACAGCGCTGGGTCAGGAGTTTCTGGCCCCGGCCATGACGGCCGGATTGCGCTACCGCATCCTCAAGATTCAGCGCCGCAAGGGCTACCAGTATGTGCGGCTGAAGCGGGAAGGGAGCGATGCCGGCCAGGAGCAGGAGCTGAGCCGGGTTATCCAGGCCTGCAGCCTGCGCACGACGCCGGAGATCAACCACCTGATCGCCACCACCCGCAGTCATGGCTACGAGCGCCATTTCCTGCCCAAGCTGAGCGCCATCCCGCTGTTCTTCCGGATGAGCGACCAGCAGCTGATGCCGGTATTTTCCCTCGCCACCGAACAGAATCAGGAAGCTCTGGGCTACTGGCAGGATGAGCGGGGCATTAACCAACTCAGCGCCGCCATGGGCACGCTGAGGCTCTCCCGCCTGCTGCAGGAACCCAACAACCCCGAGCACAAACTGCTGCTCAGCTTTCAGCACATCCAGCAGGAGCAAGCGCTGTTCTTCAGCGCCACCCTCTATGAGCTGCGCCAGAGCCAACAGCTGGACGCGTTCCTCGCGCTGGCGAGTCAACGCAGCAGTTTCCGCATACATCGTTTGTCCGCCCACACGGTGGGGGAAGAGGACCGTCAACTGGCGCTGCGCTGCCCGCTCAGTGGCCGCGCCGCCGATGCTTTGGTACAGCAGCAATTGAATGAGTTGTGCCTGGTGGTGATGCTGGAGGAGATCACCAGCCCGGACGCGGTGGCGCACTATCGCCAACGCCCGATGCCGGAAGACGCCAACGCCCTGCGCCGCTTTGGCATGGCGCGACTCAGTAAAGACCCCATCCGGGTGCTGCCGCTGCAGCACAAAGAGCAGCGCCGGGAAGCCCGGTTTGGTCTTCGCACTCAGGCACTGGTCACCGTGGGCCGCAAAACCCTGCCGGCCATCACGCTGGATGTTTCCCCTAAGGGAATCAAGCTGCAGCTGGCACAGCCTCTGAGCCAGCCCCTGGAGCGGGATGCCCGGCTGGAGCTGGAGTTGCCCAAGCTGCAGCCACTGGCCGGCAAGCTGAAACTGAAAGGGATGCCCTACCGGCTGGTGCGCTCACAAAAGGATGGCCGTACTCTCCACATCAAGGCCGATGGCACCACTGGCCATACCGGGGTGGTGTTCCTCTCCCACCTGCTGAGCCAGAACCGCGCCAAGTTGTCGGAGGTGGGCAGCGCCCGCCAGCATCGCCAGGTGACCGATGGACTGAAAAGCCTGATGCTCAAGCGGCTGCACTGCCTGCCGGTGTTTGCGCACAAACGTCATGGCCGCCAGCAGTGGGACCTGGTCGGTCAGGCCATCGGCGGCAACGCCCTGCTCAATGCTCTGGCACCGCAACTTCCGGCGGATCTGGAGTGGCTATGGGAGCGTGGCGGGCTGAACCACCTGCTGAGTGAGGTCAAGCGCCCGGAAGCGGACCCCAACCCGGTGTGGGAGTGCCTGATCAAGCTGCCCAGGGACGATCAGAAAGGGGCGGTCATGGTGTTGGACAGCACTCAGGACGAGGATGAACGGCGCTACTTTATTGATGGTGCGGAAGCGCAGGGGCGTTTTCTGGCGCTGCGCGCCCGGGTGTTTCCGGCAAACCGGCCGGATCTGGATTACCTGCAGCAGGATCTGGCGGCCATCAGTACCCACGCCCTGCACCGGGCGCGGGAGCTGGAAGACATGTTGTGGCAGGTGCAGGGTTGCGGCCAGCTTATCGACATCACCGACGAGATACGCTGCCGCCATAACCTGCCGCTAGGGTCGTAACAACCCCAGCACCGCTTCCAGGCCGAGACGCTGAATCGCGGCATCGGCCTGAGCCACCACCGCCGGTTTGGCGTGCACACCCACTCCCAATGCCGCCTGTCCCAGCATCGGCAGATCGTTGGCGCCATCCCCCATCGCCACCCACTGGGCCGGGGGGATCTGCCACTCAGTGCCCCACTCCGCCAGCAGGGCCGCTTTGCGGGCCGCATCGACGATGGCACCGTCGACCACCCCATTGAACACCGTCCCCTCGCGGCCAAGCTCATTGGCTTCAAACCGGTCGATGCCCGCGGCATCGGCCACCGCCGCCGCCACCTGGTTAAATCCCCCCGAGGCCAGCCCCAGTCGCCAACCATGGCGTTTCAACGTGTGGCACAGGGTCAGCAGGCCCGGCATCAGCGGGGGCGCCTTGGCCAATTCGGTCAGCACTGAGGTGGGAATGCCCTGCAGCATCGCCACCCGGCGGCGCAGCGACTCGGCAAAGTCCAGCCCGCCTGCCATCGCTTCGGCGGTCACCGCCGCCACCTGGTCGTAAACGCCACCCTGGCGGGCAATCTCATCGATGCACTCCATGGCGATGGCGGTGGAATCCATGTCCATCAGCAACAGGCCCGGGCTGGACAGGGAGGGCAGGTGGGGCGGCAGCCATTGCAGCTCGCATTCGCCCTCCAGTTGCGGCAACCCCGGACGCGCCGGGCCTTGCCAGCCAACCCGCTCAAGCCCGCCCGGCAGCGTCTCCGCCACCACCACCGTCAATGCGCCGCAATGGGCCAACACCTGATCCGCATGAGCGCGGGTCAGTTGGCGACCGATCAGCATCAGGGTGGGCAGGCCCGGTTGCCAGGGCAGCAGGTCGCTGGCCAACTGCGGTAACAAGGGCGTGTCTGGTGCGAAGCCGGGCATGATAAATCCTTGTATCTCTTCTGTTCTTGGGCGCTACCCATTATAAAGAGAGTTACTGAGATGGAAACGGACTGGATCGGGATGCTGTGGCGTAATCGAATGAGAGTATGGCGATTTGTGCAGGTCGGGGCCGCCCTGGTCCTGATGGCGGCCATCCTCCAACTCTGGCTCAGTAGCGAACGCCAAAGCCAGGCATTACTCGCCCGCCAAACCGACCAGTTGGCAGACAGTCTGGTGCAACAAGCCGCCCATGCTGCCGCCACCGCCCTGAAACTGGATGACGCGGAGCAGCTGAACTGGCTGATCAACAGCCTGGTGGACGACCCCAGAGTGGTCTCCGCCACGGTGTTCAGTCACCAGGGCCAACGACTGGCCTTCAGCCAATCCCTGTTCCCTGAGGCGCAACTGCCGGACGAAGAGACTCTGCAAGCCGCCCTTGCCCGCTTTGCGCCCCTGACCGCTACGGTGCGGCAAGAGGATGAAGTGCTTGGGTATCTGCGCATCCGCATCAACCGCGCCCTGTTCTTCCGCGACAACAGAACCCTGCATCAACAGCAGCACGACCAGCAGCAGCTGATGCTCCTGCTGGCGGGTTTAGTGGGCGCCCTGCTGGCCCGCTCACTCTCCTTTAAACGAGCAAGTTACTCCTACCGGCAAGCCCAGCGCCGAAACCTGGTGAAAGCCCGTCGACGGGCACTCAAACGTCGTCAAAAGGACGACAGCGCCAATGAGCCGTCTTCGCCATCACCATGATTTAGAAAGATTTTTTCTTCCATGAATCCTGCTTGAATCACAGTTTGCGGTTGCCGAACTGTTAGACTGGCCGCGTTTTTCATTCTTCGTAGTTGGATCCCCCTTTGAATCACGGAACCCTCTCCATCAAGCAGTTGCTTATCGCGCTGTTTCTGGGGCTGCTGATCCTGTTCAGCGCCTCCCTGGCCCTGGTGTACCACTACAGCAAACAGGTGGAACGCCAAATTCAGCACCTGGAACAGCTCTATGTCACCAGCACCATGGCCTCTGAACTGCTCAATACCGTCTCCGGCCTGCGCCGGGAACAGTTGGGCTACAGTCTGCGTCAGGTGCAGAACCTGCCGGTCACAGAATCATCCCGCACCTGGCTGAACGACCAGATTGGCCACATCAACCGCCAGACCGAGCAGCTGCGCCAGGTCGCGGATGCCGATGCCCTGGCCATCCTGACCCCGACCGAGCAGGCTGTGGTGAAATTTGCCCAGTTGCATCGCGACTTCATCTCCAGCCCCACCGCCGCACAAGCGGCTGCCATGCTGAGCTCCATGGGCTCATGGGAGATCTACAACGCGGTAGAGCAAGGGGTGGTTGAGCTGATCAAGCTGGAAAACCAGAAGGTGGAGGACGCCCGCGTCGCCGCCAACCAGGCAATGAACTATCAGGAGCGCGTTCTGGTCGCGGTCTCCATGCTGATGATTGCAGGTCTGGTGCTCAGCGCCCTGTTCCTGCTGCGTCGCATCCTGCGGCCGCTCAACGCCACCGTGGAAGCCCTGTCCGCCATCGCCGATGGCGACCTGACCGTATCGATTGAGCGCCACCGCTTTAACAGCCGTGAGTTCGCTCTGGTGGCGGAGGTGCTGGTGGCGATGCGCAATCAGCTTAACGACATGATCGCCCAGATCAGCGCCGCCTCGGTACAACTGGCGGCCGCGGTTGAGGAGGTCAGCCACATCGCCAACGAGTCCGCTACCGGCATGCAGAACCAGCATAAGGAAGTGGACCAGGTTGCTACCGCAATGACGGAGATGCAAAGCTCCATCGGTGAGATTGCCCGCAACACCGCGCACACCGCGGAGCAGGCCCGCCTGAGTGTGGTGGCAGCGGATGAGGGCAGTAAGGTGGTGGACGCTACCGTATCCGCCATTCACCAATCGGAAGCGGAGATCCAGGCCGCCAACGAGGTGATCCAGCAGTTGCAGCAGGACACAGCCAGCATCTCGATGATTGTCGAGGTGATCGCCAACATCACTGAGCAGACCAACCTGCTGGCGCTGAACGCCGCCATTGAAGCCGCCCGCGCCGGTGAACAGGGCCGTGGTTTTGCCGTGGTGGCAGATGAGGTACGCACCCTGGCCCACCGGACTCAGGACTCCGCTCAGGAGATCAAGTCCACCATCGACCAGTTGCAGCAACGGGCCCAATCCGCGGGTGTGGTGATGCAGGCCAGCCGGGACAAGATGCTGACCAGCGTAGAGCAGGTTCAGCAGGCCAGCTGTGCCATCCGCGAAATCACCAGTGCCATTAGCCAGATCAACGACATGGCGATTCAGGTGGCCAGCGCCACCGACCAGCAAACCGCGGTTACCGAGGAGCTGAGCCACAACATCACCAACATCAACGATGCGGCGGTTCAGGTCAGTCAGGGCACCGAGCAGGTCTCGCAGTCCACTCACGAGCTGAGCCAGCTGGCAGTCAACCTGTCGGAGCTTATCCGACGCTTCCGGACCGCCTGATCCACAGCCACAAAAAAAGGGACGCCTCAGCGTCCCTTTTTTATTTCTCTGCTGAATTACAGCAGGGATTCCAGCGTCATGGTGATCATGTCGTTGAAGGTGTTCTGGCGCTCTTCCGCGGTGGTGGCTTCACCGGTACGGATGTGGTCAGACACGGTTACAACGCACAGCGCGTTGGCGCCAAACTCGTGGGCAACGCCGTACAGGCCAGCCGCTTCCATCTCAACACCCAGTACGCCCATCTTCTCCAT containing:
- the radA gene encoding DNA repair protein RadA codes for the protein MAKAKSAYVCNDCGSDHPRWQGQCNACGAWNTLTEVRLGTAKSARTERYSGYAGAGSSQVQTLAEIDLSEVPRFSSGYSELDRVLGGGIVPGAAILIGGNPGAGKSTLLLQVMCQLSQQMGALYVTGEESLQQVAMRANRLSLPTDKLKMLSETSVEQICLIAEREKPAIMVIDSIQVMHMADVQSTPGSVAQVRESAAFLTRFAKQNNVAIFMVGHVTKDGTLAGPKVLEHCIDCSVLLDGNGDSRFRTLRSHKNRFGAVNELGVFAMTGAGLKEVANPSAIFLSRGEEQAPGSVVMVVWEGTRPLLVELQALVDHSQLANPRRVAVGLEQNRLAMLLAVLHRHGGMMMSDQDVFANVVGGVKVAETGADLALLLAMVSSFRDHTLSRDLVVFGEVGLSGEIRPVTNGQERLSEAAKHGFRRAIVPKGNAPRQPIEGMEVIAVGKLTEALDAL
- a CDS encoding PilZ domain-containing protein, with product MDKHQALIEQLKPLLQEADFDQIFQQLSQDLPSSERFLVKMEMQRLNQSSRQVIDLRERQGGCEAIEVDGLTHFLNEASQQRLTELTKLYGNRLTVGVVETLLQEYKPTASQPSTPTAPPPQQSAPGQTPPQLLGHYITRTETRRTFSTAVRIQQGQNRGCDGLTLDISVGGCQVRLPGDFRLDTNAPLQVAYTALGQEFLAPAMTAGLRYRILKIQRRKGYQYVRLKREGSDAGQEQELSRVIQACSLRTTPEINHLIATTRSHGYERHFLPKLSAIPLFFRMSDQQLMPVFSLATEQNQEALGYWQDERGINQLSAAMGTLRLSRLLQEPNNPEHKLLLSFQHIQQEQALFFSATLYELRQSQQLDAFLALASQRSSFRIHRLSAHTVGEEDRQLALRCPLSGRAADALVQQQLNELCLVVMLEEITSPDAVAHYRQRPMPEDANALRRFGMARLSKDPIRVLPLQHKEQRREARFGLRTQALVTVGRKTLPAITLDVSPKGIKLQLAQPLSQPLERDARLELELPKLQPLAGKLKLKGMPYRLVRSQKDGRTLHIKADGTTGHTGVVFLSHLLSQNRAKLSEVGSARQHRQVTDGLKSLMLKRLHCLPVFAHKRHGRQQWDLVGQAIGGNALLNALAPQLPADLEWLWERGGLNHLLSEVKRPEADPNPVWECLIKLPRDDQKGAVMVLDSTQDEDERRYFIDGAEAQGRFLALRARVFPANRPDLDYLQQDLAAISTHALHRARELEDMLWQVQGCGQLIDITDEIRCRHNLPLGS
- the serB gene encoding phosphoserine phosphatase SerB, whose protein sequence is MPGFAPDTPLLPQLASDLLPWQPGLPTLMLIGRQLTRAHADQVLAHCGALTVVVAETLPGGLERVGWQGPARPGLPQLEGECELQWLPPHLPSLSSPGLLLMDMDSTAIAMECIDEIARQGGVYDQVAAVTAEAMAGGLDFAESLRRRVAMLQGIPTSVLTELAKAPPLMPGLLTLCHTLKRHGWRLGLASGGFNQVAAAVADAAGIDRFEANELGREGTVFNGVVDGAIVDAARKAALLAEWGTEWQIPPAQWVAMGDGANDLPMLGQAALGVGVHAKPAVVAQADAAIQRLGLEAVLGLLRP
- a CDS encoding AhpA/YtjB family protein, with translation MRVWRFVQVGAALVLMAAILQLWLSSERQSQALLARQTDQLADSLVQQAAHAAATALKLDDAEQLNWLINSLVDDPRVVSATVFSHQGQRLAFSQSLFPEAQLPDEETLQAALARFAPLTATVRQEDEVLGYLRIRINRALFFRDNRTLHQQQHDQQQLMLLLAGLVGALLARSLSFKRASYSYRQAQRRNLVKARRRALKRRQKDDSANEPSSPSP